Part of the Salinigranum rubrum genome is shown below.
CACCGAGCCCAATCAGGGACGGGTTCGTGAGTCGCTCGAACGGCTCGACTGTCTCGTCGTCCACGACGGCTTCCTCACCGAGACGGCCGAGTTCGCCGACGTCGTCCTCCCCGGGTGTCTCTGGGCCGAGAAGAGCGGCACCGTAACGAACACCGACCGACAAGTGATGCGGATGCGGGCGAACGCCGACCCGCCGGGAGAGGCGAGAACGGACCTCGACGTCCTCTGTACGCTCGCCGACCGACTCACGGACGTCGACTTCTCGTACGACGGGCCCGAGTCCGTCTTCGACGAACTCACGCGGGCCGCGCCCATCTACGACGGGATGTCGTACGACGGAATCGGAACGGGCAGCCAGCGGTGGCCGTTCCAGCGCGAGGAGGGGAAGGGAACCGCCGTCCTCCACCGCGACCGGTTCGAGTCGGGGTCGAAGACGGCCCCGTTCCGGGTCGTCGAGCACGTCGACCCCGCCGACAGCGTGGAGGGGGACGCGCTCGTGCTCACTACCGGTCGGGTCATCCAGCATTTCAACAGCGGGGCGCTCACCCGTCGGTCGGGGACGTTGATGCGGATGCGGGGCGAGGACGTGCTCCAGGTCCACCCCGACGACGCCGACGAGCGCGGCATCGAGGACGGCGCGCGGGTCGTCGTCGAGAACGACCGCGGACGGGTCGAGGTGGCCGCCGAGGTGACGCCGGCCATCCGGCGCGGGACGGTGTTCATGACGTTCCACTACGCCGACCCGCTCGCGAACCGACTGACCGGTGACGCGCTCGATCCGGTCGCGAAGATTCCCGAGTTCAAACACAGCGCCGTTCACGTGCGGGTCTCCGCCGCGTCCGATTCGGTCTAGTCGAACCGCGGCGTCCGGCGGCCCGTCACCGACTCCACGTCGAGTTCGAAGAGCCGCACGTCGGTGTCGCCGATGTCCTCGTCGAAGACCCGCGCGGGGCCGAACCGTTCGTTGATGGCCGCCTCGTCGTACTGTGCGGGGTCGTCGACGGGCGCGACCGGTCCGCGGGCCATGACGCTCCACGAGTCGCCGTTCGTCGCCTCGTAGAGGACGAAACACGCCTCCGTGGTGGCGTCGAGGAACGCCAGTTTCTCGCTGTCGTCGTCGTCGGTCAGCCGGAAGAGGAGGACGCCGTCCTCGTACTTGCAGTGGACCGGAACGCCGTACGCCCGGCTCCCGTCGGCGAGCGACAACACCCCCGTCTCGGCGTCGGAGAGGTGTCGCTCGACGTCCTCCTCGTTCATCCCCACCGTGTACACGTACTCGATGTGTTCCACTGTCCTCTCGATTCTGTCCCCGAGCGGTTAACGGTACTCCCCCGTCCCGTCGTTCGCGCCAGCCCCGACGTTCGAACCGACCTCGTCGTTCGCGCCAGCCCCGTCGCTCACACCCGCTCCGTCCTCGTCGTCCATCTCGTCCCCCTCTTCGACCGTGAGCGGCGTCGTCAGCACCGGAACCGGTGAGGTCCGGACGACGCGTTCGGTGACACTCCCGAGGTGTCGGATGCGGTCGAGGCCGCGCCGGCCGTGAGTCCCCATGACGATCAGGTCGCTCCCGTAGGCGTCGACGGCCGCGACGATCTCCTCGTGTGGTCGTCCGCGCCGCAGGTGTGGCTCCACGCCGACTCCCGCCCGCTCACACGCCTCGACGACCGCTTCGAGCGCCGCCTCGGCCTCGTCCTCCCTCGTTTCGACCACGACGTTGTACTCGCTGGTGGCGGGGAACGTCTCGTCGACGACGGACAGCGCGTCCACGTGGGCGTCGAACCGCGTCGCCAGGCCGAGCGCCCGGTCGACGACGCGGTCGGTCCCGCGGCTTCCATCGGTCGGGACGAGCAGGCGGGCGTACATGGTGCGACTAGTTCGCACACCACTCGTATAGTTCTCCCGCTGCCCCCCTTTCGACGCGCCCTGCTCCCTCGACGCGCCCTGCTCCCTCGACGCGCCCGGCCCCTCGACGCGGCACAACCGTTAGGCCCGCTCGCGTCCTGACGGGGGGTGTGTACGACATCGTCCTCCTCGCGACCGACGGGAGCACGCCGGCCCGCGAGGCGCTCGACCGGGCAGTGGCGCTCGCGCGTGCGGAAGCGGCGACGCTCCACGTGCTCTCTGTCGTCGACGCGGGCGACCTCGGCCTCTTTTCGAGCGCGGACCTCGCCGCCGTCGACGGGGTACTCCGGGATGCTGCCGAGGACGCCGTGGCCGACGCGGCCCAGCACGCGGCGGAGGCGGGCGTCGACGCCGTCCGCGCGGTCCGCGTCGGCGTCCCTCACCACGAAACCGTCGGCTACGCCGCCGACGTGGACGCGGACCTCGTGGTCGTCGGTAGCCACGGGCGTCGGGGGCTCTCGCGGGCACTCCTCGGCAGCGTCGCCGCCCGGGTGGTCCGCGGGTCGCCGGTCCCCGTGCTGGTCGTTCCCCCCCGTCCGTGACCGCTATCACCGCAGGAGGTTCAACACCTCGTCGACCACGTCCGGTTCGACGGCGACGACGTACTGTTTGTCGGGTTCGAGCGTCGTCTCCGGTCGGGCGATGCGCTCGCCGTTATCGTCCGAGACGACGAGCGTCCCGGCGGGGAACCGGACCTCCTTCAGCGTCCGCCCGGCCGCCGGCGCGCCCTCCCGGACGCGGCTCTGCACGATGTCGAGCGTCCCCGTGACGTCGGCGAGCGTCCGGACGTCGCTGCCGAGTCTCTCGTTGGCCGCGACGCGTGCGCCGGCGCGCTCGGGAAAGAGCACCCTGTCGACGAACCGGGTGTACGACCGGCCCGCCGCCCGGTCGATGCGACAGACGGTCCGGACGCCCGGTGCGAGTTAATGTGTAGATGTATTGCGCCGCTGACTGTTCAGTCCTCGTCCGCGACCGTCTCCGGCGTTCATCCCCCGTCAGCGCGCCCCGCCGCCGACCGCCCGCACGACCGCACGGCGCGCCGCCGAGAGGTCCTCCCCGACCGACGCGATGGCCGCGAGGCCCGGCCGACAGCCGTACAGGTATCCGGTGACGTCGTCGTCGACGACGGCGAACGACCGACGGTGTCGAGCGAGCGTCTCCTGGCGGTCGCGGGCACCCTCGTCGAGGGCGGCGGCGAGGTCGTCGAGGCGGTCCCACGCGGTCAACGCGGCCCCGAGTGGCGCGTCGGCGCCCCTCGACGTCGACTCCCACGTGCGGGTACGGCGACCCTCCGAACGAACGCGCCGGCAGACCGCCTCGACCGCGTCCAGCGACGCGCGCTCGCGGTCGAGCAGGGCGACGAACGACTCGCGGGCGTCGACGGCGATATCGACCCGGTCGAGCAGCCCTCGCCGGGTCGCGGGCGTCAGCGTCCCCCGACAGACGACCGCCGCGAGGTCCGGCCCGAGTTCGGCCGCGACGTGATCCGAGAGCGACTCGTCCGTCCCCCCTCCGGCCGCCATCACGTGCCGCCGGTAGCTTCGACGGAGCGACGTCCCGGTGACCCCACGGGCCGACGTCTCGACGCCGGGGACCCCGCGCGCGGCGGTCGGCCCCGCGCCGACGCCGAACGTACTCGTCCCCGTCATCGAAGCCCCGCCCCCGGCGTCGGCGCGGGTGACCGCCGTCCGGAACCGTTCGAACGCGTCGCGCTCGGCGACGCACTCACGTCGTTCGGCTTCGACGACCTCCCGCGCCTCGGTGAGGGTCAGCGCCATCGGAGCGCTCCGGGGACGTCCGCCCCGACGACGTCGACGCGCTCGTCGACCTGCGGGAGGACCGTGAA
Proteins encoded:
- a CDS encoding universal stress protein — its product is MYARLLVPTDGSRGTDRVVDRALGLATRFDAHVDALSVVDETFPATSEYNVVVETREDEAEAALEAVVEACERAGVGVEPHLRRGRPHEEIVAAVDAYGSDLIVMGTHGRRGLDRIRHLGSVTERVVRTSPVPVLTTPLTVEEGDEMDDEDGAGVSDGAGANDEVGSNVGAGANDGTGEYR
- a CDS encoding universal stress protein, with product MYDIVLLATDGSTPAREALDRAVALARAEAATLHVLSVVDAGDLGLFSSADLAAVDGVLRDAAEDAVADAAQHAAEAGVDAVRAVRVGVPHHETVGYAADVDADLVVVGSHGRRGLSRALLGSVAARVVRGSPVPVLVVPPRP
- a CDS encoding pyridoxamine 5'-phosphate oxidase family protein; the protein is MEHIEYVYTVGMNEEDVERHLSDAETGVLSLADGSRAYGVPVHCKYEDGVLLFRLTDDDDSEKLAFLDATTEACFVLYEATNGDSWSVMARGPVAPVDDPAQYDEAAINERFGPARVFDEDIGDTDVRLFELDVESVTGRRTPRFD
- a CDS encoding DUF7260 family protein, coding for MALTLTEAREVVEAERRECVAERDAFERFRTAVTRADAGGGASMTGTSTFGVGAGPTAARGVPGVETSARGVTGTSLRRSYRRHVMAAGGGTDESLSDHVAAELGPDLAAVVCRGTLTPATRRGLLDRVDIAVDARESFVALLDRERASLDAVEAVCRRVRSEGRRTRTWESTSRGADAPLGAALTAWDRLDDLAAALDEGARDRQETLARHRRSFAVVDDDVTGYLYGCRPGLAAIASVGEDLSAARRAVVRAVGGGAR